In the genome of Ignavibacteriales bacterium, one region contains:
- the ppk1 gene encoding polyphosphate kinase 1 — protein sequence MTNKSPKKNFDRELSWLSFNHRVLQESEDESVPLFERIKFLAIYSSNLDEFFRVRVASIRSLLELKKNTQKKLSFNPEKLLKKIHSTVHQQQEKFGFIYNTRIIPQLAANGIHIVDDNSLPEKFFSEVTEYFRNQVLPAIQPVILDGNKITTFLHNRHIYFAVKLKLKKPDGTNSVKSKYALVEIPSDKLKRFLLLEENSENRYVIFLDDIIRMHLKNIFPGYYVESAYSIKLTRDAELYIDDEFSGNLLEKIHKGLSKRKTGLPCRFLYDKSMPAEFLKFLSDSLSLTIDDLIPGGRYHNFHDFFSFPFINKTELYYEPMPALQSVLSDKNKSAFKLISRKDLLLHFPYHSYDPVIKFLNEAADDPKVKSISITLYRIASSSKIAEALIKASNNGKTVTAFVEVKARFDEEANLSWALALSKSGVDVHYSFPGMKVHSKICLVEREEKNSIKMYAYLSTGNFNEKTALVYSDFGLFTSDERITKECKKVFRILTRKSLKESFSYLLTAPFNLRSGIEELIDNEILYAQQNKKASIILKLNSLEDKKIIKKLYEASNAGVKINIIVRGICCLVPGVKGHSENIKVTSIVDRYLEHARIYIFNNNGNTLYYVASADLMGRNLNRRIEICFPVYDTSIKRILKNIINIQLRDNVKARLIDMKQKNLFRKSTAVKKVRAQYAVYDYLNHTPGKLNRE from the coding sequence ATGACAAATAAATCACCAAAAAAAAATTTTGACAGGGAGTTAAGCTGGCTATCATTTAATCACAGGGTTCTGCAGGAATCTGAAGATGAATCGGTTCCGTTGTTCGAGCGGATAAAATTCCTGGCTATTTATTCATCAAACCTCGATGAATTTTTCAGAGTGAGAGTTGCTTCAATAAGAAGTTTACTTGAATTAAAAAAGAACACCCAAAAGAAATTATCTTTTAATCCTGAAAAACTTTTAAAGAAAATCCACAGCACTGTTCATCAACAGCAGGAGAAGTTCGGATTTATTTATAATACAAGGATCATACCTCAGCTTGCCGCAAATGGTATTCACATTGTCGATGATAATTCACTTCCGGAAAAATTTTTTAGTGAAGTAACTGAATATTTTAGAAACCAGGTCTTGCCTGCTATTCAACCGGTAATTCTTGATGGAAATAAAATCACAACATTCCTCCATAACCGTCATATTTATTTTGCAGTTAAACTAAAATTGAAAAAACCGGATGGGACCAATTCGGTAAAAAGTAAGTATGCACTTGTGGAAATTCCTTCAGACAAATTAAAAAGATTTTTATTGCTAGAAGAAAACAGTGAAAACCGTTACGTGATATTCCTTGATGACATCATCCGCATGCACTTAAAAAATATTTTTCCCGGGTATTATGTTGAATCTGCATATTCAATAAAATTAACACGTGATGCCGAGCTTTATATTGACGATGAATTCTCCGGCAACCTTCTTGAAAAAATTCATAAGGGATTGTCGAAAAGAAAGACTGGCCTTCCCTGCCGTTTTTTATATGACAAATCTATGCCGGCAGAGTTTCTAAAATTTCTTAGTGATTCACTCTCTCTCACAATAGATGATTTAATTCCCGGCGGACGTTATCACAACTTCCACGATTTTTTCAGTTTCCCATTTATAAATAAAACTGAATTGTACTACGAACCAATGCCGGCTTTGCAAAGTGTATTGTCTGATAAAAATAAATCAGCTTTCAAATTAATATCCCGAAAGGATTTGCTGCTTCACTTTCCTTACCATTCATACGACCCCGTAATTAAATTTTTGAATGAAGCTGCAGATGATCCCAAGGTTAAATCTATTTCAATCACTCTTTACAGGATTGCATCTTCATCCAAAATAGCGGAAGCACTTATTAAAGCATCGAACAATGGCAAGACTGTGACCGCATTTGTAGAAGTGAAAGCAAGATTTGATGAAGAGGCAAATTTATCATGGGCATTGGCGCTTTCTAAATCAGGTGTTGATGTTCATTACAGTTTTCCGGGTATGAAGGTACATTCAAAAATTTGCCTTGTTGAAAGAGAAGAAAAAAATTCGATAAAAATGTACGCATACCTCTCAACAGGAAATTTTAATGAAAAGACTGCTCTTGTTTATTCCGATTTTGGGCTATTCACAAGTGATGAAAGGATAACCAAAGAATGCAAAAAAGTTTTCAGAATTCTGACAAGAAAAAGTCTTAAAGAAAGTTTCAGCTATTTACTGACGGCACCATTTAATTTAAGGTCAGGCATAGAGGAATTAATTGATAATGAAATTCTGTATGCTCAGCAGAACAAAAAAGCCTCAATAATTTTAAAGCTTAATAGTCTTGAGGATAAAAAGATAATTAAAAAACTTTATGAAGCTTCAAATGCGGGTGTGAAAATTAATATTATTGTCCGAGGAATTTGCTGCCTTGTACCCGGTGTAAAAGGTCATAGTGAAAATATTAAAGTTACAAGCATTGTTGATCGATACCTTGAGCATGCAAGGATTTACATATTTAACAATAATGGAAATACTTTATACTATGTTGCGTCTGCGGATTTGATGGGTCGTAATTTAAACAGGAGAATAGAAATCTGTTTCCCGGTTTATGATACAAGTATAAAAAGGATATTAAAAAATATTATTAACATTCAATTGCGGGATAATGTTAAAGCAAGGTTAATTGATATGAAACAAAAAAACCTGTTCAGAAAGTCAACAGCAGTTAAAAAGGTGCGGGCTCAATACGCTGTTTATGATTATTTAAATCATACCCCCGGTAAACTGAACAGAGAATAA
- a CDS encoding histidine phosphatase family protein, translated as MKMLYVVRHAKSSWSNPSLDDFDRPLNRRGKKNAPFMAEILLKKKILPEVIIASPANRAFTTAECFAEILGYLNSRIKADENLYEADSLDILNVISEVEDYINSVMIFGHNPGLTNFVNFISDGGIENIPTTGVVCLKLNVNTWKDVVRESCEILWFDYPKKHTP; from the coding sequence ATGAAAATGCTTTATGTAGTCAGGCATGCAAAATCAAGCTGGTCTAATCCTTCACTTGATGACTTTGACAGACCGTTGAATAGACGCGGGAAAAAGAACGCTCCGTTTATGGCTGAAATTTTATTGAAGAAAAAAATCCTTCCAGAGGTTATTATCGCAAGCCCTGCTAACCGGGCATTTACAACCGCCGAATGTTTTGCTGAAATTTTAGGATATCTAAACTCAAGAATAAAAGCTGATGAAAATTTATATGAAGCTGACTCACTGGATATACTGAATGTAATTTCAGAAGTTGAAGACTATATAAATTCAGTGATGATATTCGGGCATAATCCGGGTCTTACAAATTTTGTTAATTTTATTTCTGACGGAGGCATTGAAAACATTCCAACCACAGGAGTAGTTTGTTTAAAATTGAATGTAAACACCTGGAAAGATGTTGTGAGAGAAAGCTGCGAAATATTGTGGTTCGATTATCCAAAGAAGCACACACCTTGA
- a CDS encoding HD domain-containing protein, with protein MTSFVNKVAEYATKLLSEKLPAGCVYHNLAHTTEVVESVKEIGKHSNLTDAEMELTLIAAWMHDLGLTENYEEHEQKSVELSKSFLKQISFPENKIEKVGKMILSTQIPQSPSDISEQVLCDADLAHLGRKGYNARTQLLRAEWETMAGKKFSDTDWYKINIEFLNKTKFHTKCAKLLFDEQKDANLSKLQKKLKKEIMDQPSAISNDATKINPVEDKPKKEKLPERGIETMFRNTMRTHVEFSAMADNKANIMISVNTLLLTAIIAVLARKLDSNPHLIVPTAVITIVSLTTLIFATVATRPKITSGIFTKEDIEQKRANLLFFGNFFKMDLKNFEWGMLELMKDQDYLYRSMIKDFYFLGQVVGRKYQYLRICYNIFMYGLIISVLAFTIAIMLHPGGTNLSPLIE; from the coding sequence ATGACTTCCTTTGTTAACAAAGTTGCCGAGTACGCTACAAAACTTCTTTCAGAAAAACTGCCTGCAGGCTGTGTGTATCACAATCTTGCTCACACTACAGAAGTTGTTGAATCGGTTAAGGAAATAGGAAAGCATTCTAATTTAACAGATGCGGAAATGGAACTGACATTAATTGCCGCCTGGATGCATGATCTTGGTTTGACTGAAAACTATGAAGAGCATGAACAAAAGAGCGTCGAGCTAAGTAAATCTTTCCTGAAACAGATTTCATTTCCTGAAAATAAAATTGAAAAAGTCGGAAAGATGATACTCAGCACACAAATTCCTCAATCACCTTCAGACATTTCAGAGCAGGTACTCTGTGACGCGGACCTTGCACACCTTGGCAGAAAAGGATACAACGCACGCACACAGTTACTTCGTGCGGAATGGGAAACTATGGCAGGGAAAAAATTTTCTGACACGGACTGGTATAAAATTAATATTGAATTTCTTAACAAAACTAAATTCCATACAAAGTGCGCAAAACTTTTATTCGACGAACAAAAAGATGCCAATCTTTCCAAGCTTCAAAAAAAATTAAAGAAAGAAATTATGGATCAGCCGTCAGCCATTTCAAATGATGCAACAAAAATTAATCCTGTTGAGGATAAACCCAAAAAAGAAAAACTGCCTGAACGCGGTATTGAAACAATGTTCAGGAACACAATGCGCACACACGTCGAGTTCAGCGCAATGGCGGACAACAAAGCCAATATTATGATCAGCGTAAATACCCTGCTGCTGACTGCTATAATAGCTGTGCTTGCACGAAAGCTTGATTCAAATCCCCATCTTATTGTTCCGACTGCTGTTATTACAATTGTAAGTTTAACTACATTAATTTTTGCGACAGTTGCTACAAGACCTAAAATAACATCCGGAATATTTACAAAAGAGGATATTGAACAGAAACGTGCAAACCTTTTGTTCTTTGGAAACTTTTTCAAAATGGATCTGAAAAATTTTGAGTGGGGTATGCTGGAGTTGATGAAAGACCAGGACTACCTTTACCGAAGCATGATAAAAGATTTTTATTTTCTCGGACAGGTCGTCGGAAGAAAATATCAGTACCTGAGAATTTGTTATAATATTTTTATGTACGGACTTATCATTTCGGTGCTTGCATTTACCATCGCAATAATGCTTCATCCAGGCGGTACAAACCTCAGTCCCCTTATCGAATAG
- a CDS encoding phosphatase PAP2 family protein: MFFPKYCTFNTKIISALLFVYGISIHSQDTSNIRSSIADDLLYDGKIFLEDAGSYFTLPLRFDTNDWLLTAGLTGTTLLMISLDEEIKNKVGRNTISSFNDDFWDIGTSYGVVTYANLFSAGVYVTGLLSREDDVRVTGRLLLESLTYSGITVMIARYIAGRVRPYYNEGEWAFKGFNIDNEFQSFPSGHTVVAFALSTVLAERFDNLWARIGFYGLASITAFSRVYNNQHFFSDVVIGGLLGLGTGLFVVNRENERHVPENEQVKINLMPNPNGVSLLISF, encoded by the coding sequence ATGTTTTTCCCGAAGTATTGTACATTTAACACAAAAATAATTTCAGCACTTTTGTTTGTGTATGGAATTTCAATTCATTCACAGGATACTTCTAATATTCGTTCTTCAATTGCAGATGATTTATTGTATGACGGAAAAATTTTTCTTGAAGATGCCGGCAGTTACTTCACGCTCCCCTTACGGTTTGATACCAACGATTGGTTATTAACAGCAGGGCTTACCGGTACTACATTATTAATGATTAGTCTTGATGAAGAGATAAAAAATAAAGTTGGAAGAAATACTATCAGTTCATTCAATGATGATTTTTGGGATATAGGTACAAGCTATGGTGTCGTAACCTACGCTAATTTATTCAGTGCCGGGGTATATGTAACCGGATTACTTTCGCGGGAAGATGATGTTCGGGTGACAGGTCGTTTGCTTTTGGAGAGCCTTACTTACTCGGGAATTACAGTTATGATTGCAAGATACATTGCCGGAAGAGTACGTCCGTATTATAATGAAGGTGAATGGGCGTTTAAGGGTTTTAATATCGATAATGAATTTCAATCATTTCCTTCGGGGCATACAGTTGTCGCATTCGCCTTATCCACAGTATTAGCCGAACGGTTTGATAATCTCTGGGCAAGAATTGGATTTTATGGATTAGCTTCTATAACTGCTTTCTCACGAGTTTATAACAACCAGCATTTCTTTTCAGACGTTGTGATAGGCGGATTATTAGGGCTTGGGACAGGACTGTTTGTAGTTAACAGAGAGAATGAGAGACATGTTCCTGAGAATGAGCAAGTAAAAATAAACCTGATGCCTAACCCAAACGGCGTTTCACTTCTAATCAGCTTTTAA
- a CDS encoding agmatine deiminase family protein, translating to MKKNIKPELSSLIRLPAEWEKHQATWIGWPHNKEDWPGKFAPIPWVYGEIVRYISRGEKVRIVVESKEHEAKAKKVLKSVDAVMENVEFYQLKTNRGWTRDSGPAFVKDGDQTVLINFGFNAWAKYDNFKKDEKFPPFISKKLKLPLVEALHNNKKVILEGGSIDINGNGTLITTEECLMDTKVQVRNPGFAKKDYEEVFRKYLGIKNVIWLGKGIAGDDTHGHVDDLCRFVNKNTVVLVREKNQADKNYKPLEENFEHSKDMKLEDGSPLNVVELPMPSPVVFKGERLPASYANFYFTNYAVLVPTFNDVNDRKALGILSELITDRPVIGIHAVDLVWGLGTIHCLTHEQVV from the coding sequence ATGAAAAAAAATATAAAACCAGAATTGTCATCATTAATAAGATTACCCGCTGAATGGGAAAAACACCAAGCTACATGGATCGGCTGGCCTCACAATAAAGAAGACTGGCCAGGAAAGTTTGCACCAATCCCCTGGGTGTATGGCGAAATTGTTCGTTACATTTCAAGAGGTGAAAAAGTACGAATCGTTGTTGAATCAAAAGAACACGAAGCAAAGGCTAAAAAAGTTCTAAAGTCAGTTGATGCTGTTATGGAGAATGTTGAGTTCTATCAACTAAAAACTAACAGGGGATGGACACGGGATTCCGGACCAGCATTTGTTAAAGATGGAGATCAAACTGTTCTGATAAATTTTGGATTTAACGCCTGGGCTAAGTACGATAATTTTAAGAAGGATGAAAAATTTCCACCCTTCATTTCTAAAAAATTAAAACTGCCTTTAGTTGAAGCACTGCACAATAATAAAAAAGTAATTCTTGAAGGGGGGAGTATTGATATAAATGGAAATGGAACACTCATCACAACAGAAGAATGTCTGATGGATACAAAAGTCCAGGTAAGAAATCCCGGATTTGCAAAAAAAGATTATGAAGAAGTATTCAGAAAATACCTCGGAATCAAAAATGTTATATGGTTAGGAAAGGGAATAGCAGGGGATGATACGCACGGACACGTTGATGACTTATGCAGGTTTGTAAATAAAAATACAGTTGTTCTAGTCAGAGAAAAAAATCAGGCAGATAAAAATTATAAACCACTCGAAGAAAACTTTGAACACAGCAAAGACATGAAACTCGAAGATGGTTCTCCGCTAAATGTTGTTGAGTTACCTATGCCTTCACCGGTTGTGTTCAAAGGAGAAAGACTGCCGGCAAGTTATGCAAATTTTTATTTTACTAATTATGCTGTGCTTGTGCCTACATTCAATGATGTGAATGACAGAAAAGCACTTGGTATTTTATCAGAGTTAATAACTGACAGACCTGTAATCGGCATTCACGCTGTTGATCTTGTCTGGGGATTGGGAACGATACATTGCCTGACGCATGAGCAGGTTGTTTAA